The genomic window CCGGCAGGGGCCGGAACGCTTGGCTGGCGCATGGTGGCGGGCAGGGTTTGCGAGTTGCCCTGCGCCTGCGCCGGTGTCTGGGCCGCAGCACCGGATTGAGCGTCATTCACGATCAACTCCAGCATATTGGTGCGGGCAAACGGGTCGATCCCCCGATGCCGCAACAGCCGCACCGCGTCGAAATCAGAGGCCGGGCGCAGCCCGTGTTTCTGTGCTGTGCGCCTTGCCATGCGCAATTGCCGCCCGGTCAGGCCTTCCTGACGGATGGCGGCCAGTTCCTGTTCGACCGGAACCTCGGGTTCCGCGCCGGGCGCAGGCTCAGGCGGCGCAGCCTGGGCGCCTGAGGCACGGTCATGGGCGGCGGAACCGGGATAGGGCGCATCGCCAAAGCCATCCTCCATCTCGCCCAGCAGGGCATTGTCCTGCGTCGGCGCCCCTGCTGCGGGCCGCGTCCCGCCAGATGCGGGTGTGACCCCCGTCGCCCGGCGGACGCGAAATTTCTTAGCTTTGGGCTTCATAGTCATAAAATCTTTTTGCCTCTTCCAGCGCGTCGAAGGAATACAGTTGTCCGTCTTTTAGCACGGCAGCCTTGCGCGCGAATTTTTCAAGTGTCTTGGGCTGGTGCGACACGATGACAACCGTGGCAGACCGCAACCTGTCGGCCAGAATGCTGCCCGCCCGGCGGTTGAACCCCGGATCGGTGGATTGGGGCATGCCCTCGTCAATCAGGTAAATCTCGAAATCCAGGGCCAGCAGCAGCGAGAAGTTGAACCGCGCCCGCATGCCCGAGGAATAGGTGCCGATCGGCATTTCGAAATATTCCTCGATCCCGCAGAGCCAGCGGCAGAACGCCTCGACATAATCCGGGTCCAGACCGTGCAGCTGCGCGATGAAGCGGCTGTTTTCGGTTGCGTTCAGTTTGGTGATCACCCCGCCCATGAAACCAAGCGGGAAAGAGACGCGGCAGGCCCGGACAACTTCGCCCTCATCGGGTTTCTCCAGCCCGGCCATCATGTTGATCACGGTGGTCTTGCCGGTGCCATTGGGGGCCAGAATGCCAAGCGAATAGCCCAGATCGACGCGAAACGAGGCGCGGTCAAGGATCACCTTGCGTTGTGTGCCCGTCCAGAAGGACTTGGAAACATTTATAAATTCGAGCAAGTGATTGCTCCGCCGCTGCTATATCTGCCATTTTCGTCATATGCCCCGTCATTTTGCGCGGGGGTTGCATGACCCGGTAGTAAAGGCCCAATTGGGCGCCATTATGTCCCTGATCGGCCTTTGTTCCAAGCCCGATACGTTGATTATGGCACAAGTTCGGCCTTTGGCGGTACAGGGCCGGGTCAGGTCTCTTGCTTCTGAACCCGCAACATCTTGCCCGCAATGATGGAGACAAGGGCCGCGCCAAAGCTGAACAGCGCCCCCATCTTGGCGGCGTCCTGCACAGGCCCGCCATCAAATGCGACCGAGGCCACAAACAGCGATACGGTAAAGCCGATGGCCGCCACGAAGCCGATCACCACAAGGTCGATGATCCGCATACCTTGCGGCATCCCCAGCCCAAGGGGTTTTGCGGCGACATAGCCAAACAGGAAAATGCCGATGGGTTTGCCGATCAGAAGCCCGGCAAGGACAAGCCAGGTTGCATCACCCATCGACGAAAACTCAACCCCTGCATTCATCAGACCAAACAGGCCCAGAACGATCTCAACAGGGTATTTCAGGGCATGTTCCATCTGGTTCAGCAGGTCGTGCAAATGCCGTTCGGCATCGGCGAAAATGCCAAAGGCCCGATCCGCATGGGGGATCGTGGGCACAATCGGCAACAGCCCGAGCGCCGGGTGCAACCCGCTTTCCTGAAAGCCATACCAGCTCAGACATCCGGCCATGGCATAGGGCCAGTAGCTGCAGCTTTTGCGTATGAAGGTGGATCGTGTGCGCAGCTGATCGCCCCGGTCAAGATATCGCGGCAACCAGTTGAACAGCACGAAAACCCCGACCGCAGCCCCGAGGCTGAGCAAAAGCCATTCCGGCGCAAGCTCTGCCGAGGGGTAGAAAATCGCCAGGATCAACAGGCCCGCCGCGTCATCGGCGATGGCCAGAAGCAGCAGGAAGCGCACTGCCGGATGGCCTGCGCCGAAGACAAGACGGCCCACCAGATAGGAAAAGGCGATATCTGTCGCGGTTGGAATGGCCCAGCCATTGGCGACCGCCGAATAGGTGTCTGAGCCCAGAACCAGGGCCAGCCCCAGATAGACGGCAATCGGCCCGACCATCCCGCCAAGCGTTGCAAACAAGGGGGTCGCGGCCTTTTTACCCCGCAGCGAGCCGTTTTTCAGGATCACGGCTTCCCACACTTCCTTGGCGGCGATGGCGAAAAACAGCGCCATCAGCACGTCATTGACCAGATAATGCAGGGTCAGCGTCCGGTGAATATGGCCAAGCTCGTCCACATGCAGATGACCGATAAAGAAATCGTCGATCAGCACGAAATCAACCATATGGTGATAGCTGGACGCGTCGATATTTGCCCAGATCAGCGCGATGATGGCGCCACCGATCAGGAACAGCGAATAGCTGGTGATGAAATTCCAGACGCGATACATGACCCACCTTTCGTCTATTGTGGTGATCGAAATAGCGGAAGGCTCAGCACCGCACAATGGGTCAGGCGAACGCACCCCAGACAATGCCCGCCAGGATTGCACCGGTCAGGGCAAGCCCCAGATAAGCCGCAAAAACCCGGGGTTTCA from Rhodophyticola sp. CCM32 includes these protein-coding regions:
- a CDS encoding ABC transporter ATP-binding protein produces the protein MLEFINVSKSFWTGTQRKVILDRASFRVDLGYSLGILAPNGTGKTTVINMMAGLEKPDEGEVVRACRVSFPLGFMGGVITKLNATENSRFIAQLHGLDPDYVEAFCRWLCGIEEYFEMPIGTYSSGMRARFNFSLLLALDFEIYLIDEGMPQSTDPGFNRRAGSILADRLRSATVVIVSHQPKTLEKFARKAAVLKDGQLYSFDALEEAKRFYDYEAQS
- a CDS encoding Na+/H+ antiporter NhaA, producing MYRVWNFITSYSLFLIGGAIIALIWANIDASSYHHMVDFVLIDDFFIGHLHVDELGHIHRTLTLHYLVNDVLMALFFAIAAKEVWEAVILKNGSLRGKKAATPLFATLGGMVGPIAVYLGLALVLGSDTYSAVANGWAIPTATDIAFSYLVGRLVFGAGHPAVRFLLLLAIADDAAGLLILAIFYPSAELAPEWLLLSLGAAVGVFVLFNWLPRYLDRGDQLRTRSTFIRKSCSYWPYAMAGCLSWYGFQESGLHPALGLLPIVPTIPHADRAFGIFADAERHLHDLLNQMEHALKYPVEIVLGLFGLMNAGVEFSSMGDATWLVLAGLLIGKPIGIFLFGYVAAKPLGLGMPQGMRIIDLVVIGFVAAIGFTVSLFVASVAFDGGPVQDAAKMGALFSFGAALVSIIAGKMLRVQKQET